The DNA region TGGGCACTGCAGCACTTCCCCGGGCTAGAGCTGGATCCTCTTCCTCCTTTTCTACCAGAAACAATTTTCCGGCAGGAAGACCTGGATACAGCCGCCAAGGGTTACCTGCAGCTTTTGCCTCATATTCACGGGACCGATGGTTTCTTTATAGCCAGAATGCAAAAGAGTTTGACCAGTTAAGACCCTTGAAAGGAGACAACATCCAATCTGAGATATGGATAGAATACAGCAGTTGGAATTAAGAGGAATGTCCCTGGAGGAAATGGATGAGCTGGTAAAAGGCCTGGGGCAGCCCGGATACCGCGCCGGACAGCTCTATCGATGGGTTCACCGCCATGGGGCCGCAAGATGGGCGGAAATGAAAAACCTTCCGCAAGAGCTGCTTCAACAGCTCCTTCATCGATGCCTTCTTGACAACACAAGGATTGTGGACCAGGTATGGACTGCCGGAAAAGACACTGTGAAATGCTTGCTGGAACTGCCCGATGGCGAAAAGATTGAAGCTGTGCTAATGATTTATGAGGGTAATGACCGCAAATCCCGGTATACTGCTTGCGTGTCAACCCAGGTTGGATGCCCGATGGGCTGCAGCTTTTGCGCGACAGGAATGACTGGCTGGCAGCGCAACCTGACTGCCGGAGAAATCATTGGGCAGGCCCTGGCAGTGCAGTCTGTCCTGTCACCAAAGCGGCAGATAACCAACATCGTTTTCATGGGGATGGGGGAACCCCTTCTGAACTTTCGCAACCTGATCAAGGCCATCGAGATTTTTAACAGTAGACAGGGAATGAATATCAGTATGCGGCGGATAACTGTCTCCACTTGCGGTTTGGCGCCCCAGATCCGGGAGTTGGCTGATGAAGGCCTTCCGATAGTTTTAGCGGTATCTCTTCATGCTCCCACAGATGCCTTGCGGGAAACATTGATGCCAGTAAATAAAAAATATCCCATCTCCCAAATCATGGCAGCTTGCCGGTATTATGCGGAAAAAACAGGTAGGCGGGTGACTTTTGAATATGCCTTGATCCGCGGGGTTAATGATCGAATAGAACATGCAGAACAGCTCGGCAGGCTTTTAAAAGGCTTCCTTTGCAATGTCAATCTGATTCCGGTTAACCCTGTTATGGAAAAGGGATGGCAGCGCACAAGCCAGGAAGAAATAGCACTTTTTGCCAAGCGACTACAGTCCTGGGGTCTGGAAACAGTTGTCAGAGAAAGCAAAGGTCAGGATATTGACGCTGCCTGCGGCCAACTGCGGCGCAGGAATAGCCATCAGGCATGAATTCAACATTAAGTTTTTTCAGCAGGAATACGATGTTTTTGCTCGAAATAAAAGAGAGATATAGGTGCTCTGGCAGGTTAACGAACTTGTATACCTCAGAAGAATTAGAGGTGAGATTTATGCCGGCTTTCGGTCTCACTCATCCTGGACTAGTACGGGCCAGGAACGAGGATTATTTTTATATTGATCCAGAAAAAAGGCTTTATGTAGTTGCTGATGGAATGGGAGGGCACAAGGCAGGGGATATTGCCAGCAGCATGGCTGTAGCTACTATTGGGCAGTACATTACAGGTCACTCGGAGGCGCCGGGTGAACTGTTGAAAGAGGCCATTTTCCATGCTAACCAGGCAGTTTATCAGGAAGCACTGCGGATCCAGGCTAATCACGGAATGGGGACTACGGTAGCTATTGCTCTTATTGCTGACGGCAAGCTTTTTAGCGCTCATGTAGGTGACAGTAGGATCTATCTAATCAGGGAGGGTCAGGTTGCTGCTTTAACAAATGATCATTCCCTGGTCGAGGAACTGATCAAAAGGGGAGAACTCAATGAGGCTGATGCGATGGGACATCCTCAGAGAAATATTCTCACCCGGGCACTAGGTGTGGCCCCTCAGGTTGAAGTTGATACCGGAGAAGCCTGGCTCTCGCCGGGGGATTTTATCCTGCTGTGTTCTGATGGGCTATCAGGGGTAGTTGGAAAAGAAGAACTTGGGAGGATTGTTCTTGAAGGTTTTGACCTGAAACAATCTGTCAATTCTATGATTAAACTAGCGTTGGACCGGGGCGGGCTGGATAATATTACGGCTGTTCTGGTTCACTATGAATGAAAGGAATTTGCCATTCAAGGGGGTGATTTATTGCTGGGAAGAATTCTAGCCGGCCGCTATGAGTTGTTGGAGAAGCTCGGCGGCGGAGGAATGGCTGTTGTTTATAAGGGAAAAGACCGACTCTTAAACCGGGCGGTCACGGTTAAGCTTTTGCGGGATCAATATGCCCATGATCAGGAGTTTGTGCGCAAGTTTCGGCGGGAGGCCCAGGCTGTTGCCAGCTTATCTCACCCAAATATTGTCAGCATATACGATGTGGGGCAGGAAGGTGACCTGCATTACCTGGTGATGGAGTATGTGGAAGGTAAGTCTCTTAGAACAGTAATTCAGGAAGAAGGAGCTCTTGAACCTTCCCGCGCAGTAGAACTGTCCCAGCAAATTTGCGAAGCCCTGCACCATGCCCATGAACACCAGATAATTCATCGGGATATCAAGCCCCATAATATATTGATTACTCGCAACGGACGGGCAAAAGTAACCGATTTTGGCATTGCCCTTGCGGCCTCAACGGCAACGGTCACCTACGAAGGGAATATGGTAGGTTCCGTGCATTATGTTTCCCCGGAGCAAGCCCGGGGTGAGCCGACAACCCCTCAGTCGGATGTTTATTCGGCAGGCATTGTTCTTTATGAAATGTTGACTGGCGAAGTGCCATTTATTGGGGAAACTCCTATCGGCATAGCTATGAAACATGTTCAGGAGTCTCCGCGTCCGCCTCGAGACATCAGGCCTGAGATACCACCTGCCTTGGAACGGGTGGTTGCTAAAGCCCTGATTAAGGACCTGTCCAGGAGGTATAAAACAGCCAACGAAATGTGGGCTGATTTAGAAAAAATCAGGCTGATCCTGATGGGGGAGGACATGCCTGCTAAAGACTTTGGAGGAGTCGGGGGTGATAAGATGAAAGATAATACAGGCCCCCGCCGTCGGCGGAAGGCTCGTCCGCTTGCCTGGGTCTTGTTTTTTCTGATCATCTTGGCAGGTCTTTACGCAACTTTTTTAGGATTTGCTCAGTGGTTTGTGATCGGGGAAACCCGGGTGCCGGATGTGGTGGACCTGCCTTTGTACCAGGCCCAACTGCGTCTGAATGAAGCCGGTTTGAAAACTGAGGTTGGCGAGAAAAGGCATCACCTGCGCATAGTTCAGGGCAATGTTATTTCGCAGAGCCAGGAACCGGATACAGTAATCAAAAAAGGCCGGACGATCAGACTGGATCTGAGCCTTGGCCCAGAACTGCGAGAGGTGCCCGATGTAACCGGAGAAACTGTCCGCATGGCCCGCACCCGGCTCCAAAATGCGGAGTTTGTTGTGGATCCCAATGAGGAACAAGTATTTCACCCGGATATCCCTCCCGGCAGGGTGATTAATACGGACCCGCAGCCCCTCACCAGGCAGCCCAGGGGCAGCACTATCAAATTAATCGTCAGCGCCGGACCCCAACTGCAGGAGGTCACTATGCCAAACCTAATTGGCAGATACCTGGATGAAGTGCGGAAAGATATCGATGCTCTGGGTTTGTTTATGAACCTAACCTATACTGATAGCCCACATTTTTTTGCCGGGCAGGTGGCCGCCCAGGAACCAGCACCAGATAGCCCGGTGACACAGGGAACTACGGTCAACCTTGTGATCAGCAAAGGCGGAGGCCCCCCAGCCCAGCCTGCAACCGTAACTGTGCCGGTGCCTAATGATGGCAAGCAGCACCAGGTTAGTATAGTTGTTTCTGACAGGAAGAGTACCCGGACCGAGTACAGTCAACGACATTCTGGCGGGGACTATGTCCAGGTCGTTGTTGCTTACTACGGAGAAGGAGTTGTGCAGGTTTTCCTGAATGACGAGAAAATATACGAGCGCCGGGTTCCGTAAGCCTTATTTAAATTAAAGCTGGAGGTATGCATGGGGACTGGTATCCTTTTGAAAGGATATGCTGGCTTCTATTATGTAAAAACCGAATCCGAAGTCCTGGAATGCTCCCTCCGTGGGCGCCTCCGGCTAGAAAATCAGACCTTTTTAGCAGGGGATAAAGTAAAGGTGACTAATTTAGGCGCTGGAAAAGGGGTCATCGAGGGGGTCTTGCCCAGGACAAGCGAACTCGCTCGACCGCCGGTCGCCAATGTTGACCAGGTTGTTGTGGTCATGGCATTGAGCAGCCCGCCGCCGGACTTGATGCTGATGGACCGGTTATTGTTTGCCATTATTCATGCTGGTTTGAAGCCTATTATCTGCTGGAACAAAAGTGATTTGTGTCCGGGAGAACAGAATGATCATGGACTGCCGGGCCTATATGCCAAAATTGGTTATCTTTCATTTCCTACCAGCACAAAGACCGGTGCGGGGATAACCCAATTAAAAGAAGAGTTTAGAGGCAGGATTTCTGTTCTGGCCGGGCCGTCTGGAGCGGGTAAATCCAGTCTCTTGAATGCCATTCAGCCAGGTTTGTCCTTACGGACAGGCCAGGTCAGTGAAAAATCCCAGCGTGGCCGCCATACAACCAGGCATGTAGAGCTTCTTTCAGCTGGCCTTGAGGGTCTGGTAGCGGATACCCCTGGTTTCAGCCGCCTTGAACTTCCACAAGTCAAACGAGAGGAAGTAGCCTGTTATTTCCCGGAAATGCTGAAGCTATTCAATAAGTGTCGATTTGCGTCTTGTTTGCACAGGCTTGAGCCGGGCTGCGCCGTGATCCAGGCTGTAAAAGAGGGTCAGTTGCAGGAAAGCCGGTACCAGCATTACCTCGAATTTTTGTCTGAGAGCATGGAGAAAGAAAGGAGATACTAACTTGGTAAAAATTGCGCCCTCCTTGCTGGCCGCTGATTTAAGCCGGTTAGGAGATGCTGTCCGGCAAATTGAAGTAGCTGGTGTTGAGTACCTGCACCTGGATATTATGGATGGACATTTTGTGCCCAATATCACCTATGGGCCGGGGATGGTCAGGGCATTGCGACCATTGTCCAATCTGCTTTTCGATGCCCATTTAATGATTCAGAATCCGGATGCGTTTATCCCAGCTTTTGCTGATGCTGGCGCAGATATAATTACCGTGCATGTTGAAACAACCCCACACCTGCATCGTACCTTGCAGTTTATCCGGGAAAAAGGGGCCAAGCCGGCAGTGGCTTTGAACCCGGCAACGCCTCTGGAAACGGTGAATTTTGTGCTCGACCAGGTAGAAATGGTTCTCATAATGACCGTGAATCCTGGTTTT from Syntrophomonadaceae bacterium includes:
- the rsgA gene encoding ribosome small subunit-dependent GTPase A, translating into MGTGILLKGYAGFYYVKTESEVLECSLRGRLRLENQTFLAGDKVKVTNLGAGKGVIEGVLPRTSELARPPVANVDQVVVVMALSSPPPDLMLMDRLLFAIIHAGLKPIICWNKSDLCPGEQNDHGLPGLYAKIGYLSFPTSTKTGAGITQLKEEFRGRISVLAGPSGAGKSSLLNAIQPGLSLRTGQVSEKSQRGRHTTRHVELLSAGLEGLVADTPGFSRLELPQVKREEVACYFPEMLKLFNKCRFASCLHRLEPGCAVIQAVKEGQLQESRYQHYLEFLSESMEKERRY
- a CDS encoding ribulose-phosphate 3-epimerase, giving the protein MVKIAPSLLAADLSRLGDAVRQIEVAGVEYLHLDIMDGHFVPNITYGPGMVRALRPLSNLLFDAHLMIQNPDAFIPAFADAGADIITVHVETTPHLHRTLQFIREKGAKPAVALNPATPLETVNFVLDQVEMVLIMTVNPGFGGQAFLPFVVEKIRQLKCLIDNRGLKVDIQVDGGITPATAPLAVKAGAKVLVAGSAIFGFPDVKKAVEDLRSSSTLS
- a CDS encoding Stp1/IreP family PP2C-type Ser/Thr phosphatase, giving the protein MFLLEIKERYRCSGRLTNLYTSEELEVRFMPAFGLTHPGLVRARNEDYFYIDPEKRLYVVADGMGGHKAGDIASSMAVATIGQYITGHSEAPGELLKEAIFHANQAVYQEALRIQANHGMGTTVAIALIADGKLFSAHVGDSRIYLIREGQVAALTNDHSLVEELIKRGELNEADAMGHPQRNILTRALGVAPQVEVDTGEAWLSPGDFILLCSDGLSGVVGKEELGRIVLEGFDLKQSVNSMIKLALDRGGLDNITAVLVHYE
- the pknB gene encoding Stk1 family PASTA domain-containing Ser/Thr kinase produces the protein MLGRILAGRYELLEKLGGGGMAVVYKGKDRLLNRAVTVKLLRDQYAHDQEFVRKFRREAQAVASLSHPNIVSIYDVGQEGDLHYLVMEYVEGKSLRTVIQEEGALEPSRAVELSQQICEALHHAHEHQIIHRDIKPHNILITRNGRAKVTDFGIALAASTATVTYEGNMVGSVHYVSPEQARGEPTTPQSDVYSAGIVLYEMLTGEVPFIGETPIGIAMKHVQESPRPPRDIRPEIPPALERVVAKALIKDLSRRYKTANEMWADLEKIRLILMGEDMPAKDFGGVGGDKMKDNTGPRRRRKARPLAWVLFFLIILAGLYATFLGFAQWFVIGETRVPDVVDLPLYQAQLRLNEAGLKTEVGEKRHHLRIVQGNVISQSQEPDTVIKKGRTIRLDLSLGPELREVPDVTGETVRMARTRLQNAEFVVDPNEEQVFHPDIPPGRVINTDPQPLTRQPRGSTIKLIVSAGPQLQEVTMPNLIGRYLDEVRKDIDALGLFMNLTYTDSPHFFAGQVAAQEPAPDSPVTQGTTVNLVISKGGGPPAQPATVTVPVPNDGKQHQVSIVVSDRKSTRTEYSQRHSGGDYVQVVVAYYGEGVVQVFLNDEKIYERRVP
- the rlmN gene encoding 23S rRNA (adenine(2503)-C(2))-methyltransferase RlmN; its protein translation is MDRIQQLELRGMSLEEMDELVKGLGQPGYRAGQLYRWVHRHGAARWAEMKNLPQELLQQLLHRCLLDNTRIVDQVWTAGKDTVKCLLELPDGEKIEAVLMIYEGNDRKSRYTACVSTQVGCPMGCSFCATGMTGWQRNLTAGEIIGQALAVQSVLSPKRQITNIVFMGMGEPLLNFRNLIKAIEIFNSRQGMNISMRRITVSTCGLAPQIRELADEGLPIVLAVSLHAPTDALRETLMPVNKKYPISQIMAACRYYAEKTGRRVTFEYALIRGVNDRIEHAEQLGRLLKGFLCNVNLIPVNPVMEKGWQRTSQEEIALFAKRLQSWGLETVVRESKGQDIDAACGQLRRRNSHQA